From Agromyces sp. SYSU T00194, a single genomic window includes:
- a CDS encoding alpha/beta fold hydrolase — protein sequence MNALLATVATGTRTLSAVAPAAGAALALRLFLHVGRPMPLDPRDAPVMEQARRASVRIPGIDHAGVDVATYEWGTGDDVVLLVHGWQGRASQFAPLVRELRSAGYRVVAFDAPAHGESGGRHAYVVDWVDAIHALQHRYGRFDAVVAHSFGALGTFTAIAEGVTTRRVMTIAAPADADAVFAEFGGALGLDARTLDAMRRRFVARLFPGEPDPFARVSALRHPLPDTVDLLVVHDVADRRVSPKEADRYLGAHPQAHRLDTTGAGHTRILRDDAVLDAALELLADELTGQPETAARTSA from the coding sequence ATGAACGCCCTGCTCGCCACCGTCGCGACCGGCACCCGCACCCTCAGCGCCGTGGCGCCGGCCGCGGGCGCAGCCCTGGCCCTCCGGCTCTTCCTCCACGTCGGGCGCCCCATGCCGCTCGACCCGCGCGACGCCCCGGTCATGGAACAGGCGCGCCGCGCGAGCGTGCGCATCCCCGGCATCGACCACGCCGGCGTCGACGTCGCCACCTACGAGTGGGGCACCGGCGACGACGTGGTGCTCCTCGTGCACGGCTGGCAGGGCCGGGCGAGCCAGTTCGCACCACTCGTGCGCGAACTCCGCTCCGCGGGCTACCGCGTGGTCGCCTTCGATGCTCCGGCGCACGGCGAGTCGGGCGGCCGCCACGCCTACGTGGTCGACTGGGTGGACGCGATCCACGCGCTGCAGCACCGGTACGGGCGGTTCGACGCCGTCGTCGCGCACTCCTTCGGGGCGCTGGGTACGTTCACCGCGATCGCCGAGGGCGTCACGACCCGCAGGGTCATGACGATCGCTGCACCGGCGGACGCCGACGCGGTGTTCGCCGAGTTCGGGGGAGCGCTCGGGCTCGACGCCCGCACCCTCGACGCGATGCGCCGGCGCTTCGTCGCCCGACTCTTCCCGGGCGAGCCCGACCCGTTCGCGCGGGTCTCGGCGCTGCGCCACCCGCTCCCCGACACGGTCGACCTGCTCGTCGTGCACGACGTCGCCGACCGCCGCGTGTCGCCGAAGGAGGCCGACCGGTACCTCGGCGCGCACCCGCAGGCGCACCGGCTCGACACCACGGGCGCCGGGCACACGCGCATCCTGCGCGACGACGCCGTGCTCGACGCCGCGCTCGAGCTGCTCGCAGACGAGCTCACCGGTCAGCCGGAGACGGCGGCGCGCACCTCCGCGTAG
- a CDS encoding TetR/AcrR family transcriptional regulator — translation MTQGVIDGRRARGDESRRAVLAQAIDLASVDGLEGLSIARLAEAAGQSKSGVAALFGSKERLQLAAVDAAQVKFTAEVIQPARDAAERGLARVVALVGGWIDYSSRRVFAGGCFFAAASVEFDSKPGAVRDRVMGALDTWEDYLAVSIGYAMERGELPRLDDARQLAFEITALLDAANTRSLLRETDEPYRRAAVAVADRLVALGADPAVAARLRRP, via the coding sequence ATGACGCAAGGGGTGATCGACGGACGTCGCGCGCGCGGCGACGAGTCGCGCCGCGCGGTGCTCGCGCAGGCGATCGACCTCGCGTCCGTCGACGGCCTCGAGGGGCTGTCGATCGCGCGCCTCGCCGAGGCCGCCGGGCAGAGCAAGAGCGGCGTCGCCGCACTGTTCGGCTCGAAGGAGCGGCTCCAGCTCGCCGCCGTCGACGCCGCGCAGGTGAAGTTCACCGCGGAGGTCATCCAGCCCGCGCGCGACGCCGCCGAGCGGGGCCTCGCCCGCGTGGTCGCCCTGGTGGGCGGGTGGATCGACTACTCGTCGCGACGCGTCTTCGCCGGGGGATGCTTCTTCGCCGCCGCATCCGTCGAGTTCGACTCGAAGCCGGGCGCCGTGCGCGACCGCGTGATGGGCGCCCTCGACACCTGGGAGGACTACCTGGCGGTGTCGATCGGGTACGCGATGGAACGCGGCGAACTGCCCCGGCTCGACGACGCCCGCCAACTCGCGTTCGAGATCACCGCGCTGCTCGACGCCGCCAACACGCGCTCGCTGCTGCGCGAGACCGACGAGCCCTACCGGCGCGCGGCCGTCGCGGTGGCCGACCGCCTGGTCGCGCTCGGCGCCGACCCCGCGGTGGCGGCCCGGCTCCGCCGCCCCTGA
- a CDS encoding low molecular weight phosphatase family protein, with protein sequence MAGDTFDVLVVCTGNVHRSPLGAMLLGTWAGWYLPPSVRGSVRVGSAGVRAPEGASMGRRARAIAEALGGDGRPHRARQITEADIRSADLVLAASGRHRERIIELVPGALRTAFTIREAGRIAGNFRLPAAPASVAELRRVVAALAANRALGAGGDDIVDPQGKADDAYLEMAAEEVPPLAALAGLLFGMPAAEVAAYRDASYGPELLAGRDGGEAAGSGRHRG encoded by the coding sequence ATGGCCGGAGACACGTTCGACGTGCTCGTCGTCTGCACGGGGAACGTGCACCGATCGCCCCTCGGCGCGATGCTGCTCGGCACCTGGGCGGGCTGGTACCTCCCGCCATCGGTGCGCGGCTCGGTGCGCGTCGGCAGCGCCGGCGTGCGCGCGCCCGAGGGTGCGTCGATGGGGCGTCGCGCGCGTGCCATCGCCGAGGCGCTCGGCGGCGACGGCCGGCCGCATCGTGCGCGCCAGATCACGGAAGCCGACATCCGCTCCGCCGACCTCGTGCTCGCCGCCTCCGGCCGGCACCGGGAGCGCATCATCGAGTTGGTGCCGGGTGCCCTGCGCACGGCCTTCACCATTCGCGAGGCCGGCCGCATCGCGGGCAACTTCCGGCTCCCGGCGGCACCGGCGTCGGTGGCCGAACTGCGCCGCGTCGTGGCCGCGCTCGCCGCGAACCGGGCCCTCGGCGCGGGAGGGGACGACATCGTCGACCCCCAGGGCAAGGCCGACGACGCCTACCTCGAGATGGCCGCCGAGGAGGTCCCGCCGCTCGCCGCGCTGGCGGGGCTGCTGTTCGGGATGCCGGCCGCCGAGGTCGCGGCCTACCGCGACGCGTCGTACGGACCCGAGCTGCTGGCGGGCCGCGACGGCGGGGAGGCGGCGGGGTCGGGCAGGCACCGCGGATGA
- a CDS encoding adenylyl cyclase: MSTNAPPRRGRAATVLLGAAVLAGTLTASPALAAAPQQVDPQAPDFGPNVTIFDPSMPLSEISAELDALADQQRDAEMSTERRAVYFLPGEYGTAEQPLQFEVGYYTEVAGLGASPTDVTVNGAVEVYNRCLEDDGTSNCIALVNFWRTLSNLSIEVNGAGQDGCRASANFWAVSQAVSMRRLDISGANLSLMDYCTAGPHFASGGFIADSRLPYTINGSQQQWLVRNSDVTAGWSNAVWNQVFAGTEGAPDESTFPEQPYTTLDETPVSREKPYLFVDDAGDYAVRVPSAQRDTRGITWGEGETPGRTVPITEFFIATPDDSVQDINAALARGSNLLLTPGVYDIGSTIRVTRPDTVVLGMGHATLTATGGAVAMQVADVPGVVIAGVTFDAGTELSPALLRVGKAGGEHGEGSAARAAEANPTTLSDVYVRVGGPHIGRVDTAIEVHSDHVLIDHAWVWRADHGIEGFTEGVNGDTDRWNTNTGRNGIVVEGDDVTATGLFVEHFQQYNALWNGDGGTVVLYQNELPYDPPTQADWTQPDGTLGYAGYTVGDDVTTHELFGAGVYVFNQNTPSIVTENGFSVPEVDGVRLHHVMTVNLSAGTIRHVVNGVGGQVDDTNTGAPAFIVDYPAP; this comes from the coding sequence ATGAGCACCAACGCACCACCCCGTCGCGGTCGCGCCGCGACCGTACTCCTCGGAGCCGCAGTCCTGGCCGGCACGCTGACGGCCTCCCCGGCACTCGCCGCAGCACCGCAGCAGGTCGATCCGCAGGCGCCCGACTTCGGCCCGAACGTCACGATCTTCGACCCGTCGATGCCGCTGTCGGAGATCTCCGCGGAACTCGACGCGCTCGCCGACCAGCAGCGCGACGCCGAGATGAGCACGGAACGCCGGGCCGTGTACTTCCTCCCCGGCGAGTACGGCACAGCCGAGCAGCCGCTCCAGTTCGAGGTCGGCTACTACACGGAGGTCGCAGGGCTCGGGGCATCCCCCACCGACGTCACCGTGAACGGCGCGGTCGAGGTCTACAACCGATGCCTCGAGGACGACGGCACCTCCAACTGCATCGCGCTGGTGAACTTCTGGCGCACGCTGTCGAACCTGTCCATCGAGGTGAACGGTGCCGGGCAGGACGGATGCCGCGCGAGCGCGAACTTCTGGGCGGTCTCGCAGGCGGTGTCGATGCGCCGCCTCGACATCTCGGGTGCGAACCTGAGCCTCATGGACTACTGCACGGCCGGGCCGCACTTCGCGTCCGGCGGCTTCATCGCCGACTCGCGCCTGCCGTACACGATCAACGGCTCGCAGCAGCAGTGGCTCGTGCGCAACAGCGACGTCACCGCCGGCTGGAGCAACGCGGTCTGGAACCAGGTCTTCGCCGGCACCGAGGGCGCTCCCGACGAATCGACGTTCCCCGAGCAGCCCTACACGACGCTCGACGAGACGCCGGTCAGCCGCGAGAAGCCGTACCTGTTCGTCGACGACGCCGGCGACTACGCCGTGCGCGTGCCGTCTGCACAGCGCGACACCCGCGGCATCACGTGGGGCGAGGGCGAGACCCCCGGCCGCACGGTGCCGATCACGGAGTTCTTCATCGCGACGCCCGACGACTCGGTGCAGGACATCAACGCCGCCCTCGCGCGCGGCAGCAACCTGCTGCTGACACCCGGCGTGTACGACATCGGCAGCACCATCCGGGTCACGCGGCCCGACACGGTGGTGCTCGGCATGGGCCACGCCACGCTCACCGCCACCGGCGGCGCCGTCGCGATGCAGGTCGCCGACGTCCCCGGCGTCGTCATCGCCGGAGTCACCTTCGACGCCGGCACCGAGCTCTCACCGGCGCTCCTGCGCGTCGGCAAGGCGGGCGGCGAGCACGGCGAGGGCAGCGCGGCACGCGCGGCCGAGGCGAACCCGACCACGCTGAGCGACGTGTACGTGCGCGTCGGCGGCCCCCACATCGGCCGGGTCGACACGGCGATCGAGGTGCACAGCGACCACGTGCTCATCGACCACGCGTGGGTCTGGCGCGCCGACCACGGCATCGAGGGCTTCACCGAGGGCGTGAACGGCGACACCGATCGCTGGAACACCAACACGGGGCGCAACGGCATCGTCGTCGAGGGCGACGACGTCACGGCCACCGGGCTCTTCGTCGAGCACTTCCAGCAGTACAACGCGCTCTGGAACGGCGACGGCGGCACGGTCGTGCTGTACCAGAACGAGCTGCCGTACGACCCGCCGACCCAGGCGGACTGGACGCAGCCCGACGGCACGCTCGGCTACGCCGGCTACACCGTGGGCGACGACGTGACGACCCACGAGCTGTTCGGCGCGGGCGTGTACGTCTTCAACCAGAACACCCCGTCGATCGTCACCGAGAACGGCTTCTCGGTGCCCGAGGTCGACGGGGTGCGGTTGCACCACGTCATGACCGTCAACCTCAGCGCCGGGACGATCCGCCACGTCGTGAACGGCGTGGGCGGCCAGGTCGACGACACGAACACCGGCGCGCCGGCCTTCATCGTCGACTACCCGGCGCCGTAG
- a CDS encoding ABC transporter permease, which yields MRLSRAARITLGSVTALILVIVYVPLFVVLVNSFSTSTSLSWPPPGFTLEWWGRAFRSAGALEAVLTSVQVAVIATIVSLVLGTLISLALQRFSFFGRDAVSLLVILPIALPGIITGIALNNFFRTIMGVPLSIWTVVIAHATFCIVTVFNNVIARLRRQGTNLEDASADLGAGVWTTFRLVTFPQLRSALLAGGLLAFALSFDEIIVTTFTAGSGVTTLPIFILNNMFRPNQAPIVAVIAVVLVLVSIIPIAIAQRLSGSEQQRR from the coding sequence ATGCGACTCTCCCGCGCCGCCCGCATCACCCTGGGGTCCGTGACGGCCCTGATCCTGGTGATCGTGTACGTGCCGCTGTTCGTCGTGCTCGTGAACTCGTTCTCGACGAGCACGAGCCTCAGCTGGCCGCCGCCCGGCTTCACGCTCGAGTGGTGGGGCCGCGCGTTCCGCAGCGCGGGCGCCCTCGAGGCGGTGCTCACGAGCGTGCAGGTCGCGGTGATCGCCACGATCGTCTCGCTCGTGCTCGGCACGCTGATCTCGCTCGCGCTGCAGCGGTTCTCGTTCTTCGGGCGCGACGCGGTGAGCCTGCTCGTGATCCTGCCCATCGCGCTGCCCGGCATCATCACGGGCATCGCGCTGAACAACTTCTTCCGCACCATCATGGGGGTGCCGCTGTCGATCTGGACGGTCGTCATCGCGCACGCGACGTTCTGCATCGTCACGGTGTTCAACAACGTCATCGCCAGGCTCCGCCGGCAGGGCACGAACCTCGAGGACGCGTCGGCCGACCTCGGCGCGGGCGTGTGGACGACGTTCCGGCTGGTCACGTTCCCGCAGCTGCGCTCGGCGCTGCTCGCGGGCGGCCTGCTCGCGTTCGCGCTCTCGTTCGACGAGATCATCGTCACGACGTTCACCGCGGGGTCGGGCGTGACGACGCTGCCCATCTTCATCCTGAACAACATGTTCCGGCCGAACCAGGCGCCCATCGTGGCGGTCATCGCGGTCGTGCTCGTGCTCGTCTCGATCATCCCGATCGCCATCGCGCAGCGGTTGTCGGGGTCGGAGCAGCAGCGACGCTGA
- a CDS encoding glycosyltransferase codes for MSGPHAGRPLRVLHLDHTTARGGAEYALLRMLRADPAWSPVVLLAPTDAPDHGVYRDLPAHVPVRVAGVHQPAGVSAGGRLRQVDALLRLGAQAVATRVHRAFRSADVVHANTARAAAYGALAARTSRVPFVVHLRDMTAPDAIGAAGHALMTRLVLPRADGVIANSHATLESARPYLRAGARSAVIPSAAGLRPASGAPRLEGPLRIGMLARIDPWKGQDLLLRAFAAALPDSDARLELPGDAPFGHEAHAARLQALAVELGVADRVEFPGHVEDVPGTLARWDVAVQASVRAEPLGQNVLQYLAAGRAVVVAGEGGPAEWVADGVNGLVVEPRDVPALAEALGRLAADAALRERLATAAAATPGLLDDAAVAAAHARFYAEVRAAVSG; via the coding sequence ATGAGCGGGCCGCACGCCGGCCGCCCGCTCCGGGTGCTCCACCTCGACCACACGACGGCGCGCGGCGGCGCGGAGTACGCGCTGCTCCGGATGCTGCGGGCGGATCCGGCCTGGTCGCCGGTCGTGCTGCTGGCGCCGACGGATGCCCCGGACCACGGGGTCTACCGCGACCTGCCGGCACACGTGCCGGTGCGCGTCGCGGGCGTGCACCAGCCCGCCGGGGTGAGCGCGGGCGGCCGGTTGCGGCAGGTCGACGCGCTGCTGCGTCTCGGCGCGCAGGCCGTGGCGACCCGGGTGCACCGCGCGTTCCGCTCCGCGGACGTCGTGCACGCGAACACCGCGCGCGCTGCGGCGTACGGGGCGCTCGCCGCCCGCACGTCGCGCGTGCCGTTCGTGGTGCACCTGCGCGACATGACCGCGCCCGACGCGATCGGCGCGGCGGGGCACGCGCTCATGACGAGGCTCGTGCTGCCCCGCGCCGACGGCGTGATCGCGAACTCGCACGCGACGCTCGAGTCCGCGCGCCCGTACCTGCGGGCGGGGGCGCGTTCGGCGGTCATCCCGAGCGCGGCGGGCCTGCGCCCCGCATCGGGTGCTCCGCGCCTCGAGGGCCCGCTGCGCATCGGCATGCTCGCACGCATCGACCCGTGGAAGGGCCAGGACCTGCTGCTGCGCGCCTTCGCGGCGGCGCTGCCCGACTCGGACGCCCGCCTCGAACTGCCCGGCGACGCGCCGTTCGGCCACGAGGCGCACGCGGCGAGGCTGCAGGCGCTCGCCGTCGAGCTCGGCGTCGCCGACCGGGTGGAGTTCCCGGGGCACGTCGAGGACGTGCCCGGCACGCTCGCGCGGTGGGACGTCGCGGTGCAGGCGTCCGTGCGGGCGGAGCCGCTCGGACAGAACGTGCTGCAGTACCTCGCCGCCGGCAGGGCCGTCGTCGTCGCCGGCGAGGGCGGCCCGGCCGAGTGGGTCGCGGACGGCGTCAACGGGCTCGTGGTGGAGCCGCGCGACGTCCCCGCACTGGCGGAGGCGCTGGGGCGGCTGGCGGCCGACGCCGCCTTGCGCGAGCGGCTCGCGACGGCGGCGGCGGCGACGCCGGGGCTGCTCGACGACGCGGCGGTCGCCGCGGCGCACGCCCGCTTCTACGCGGAGGTGCGCGCCGCCGTCTCCGGCTGA
- a CDS encoding ExeM/NucH family extracellular endonuclease produces MRHPVRRTALAAAAAASLLAVGVVAPAQAEEVGPSELIISEYVEGSSNNKAVELYNPTSGTIDLTEYTLEVYSNGNTTRSVNATLEGSLAAGDAYVFADDGAVLPEPADQITSSGLWNGNDAIVLKHSGTVVDSIGQVGDDSSWGTDVTLRRMASVCIGDTIVDDAFDPATEWVGFAQNTFDGLGSHTVDCDGTTGPSGPVINEFSADTTGTDLAEYVEVYGDPDTDLSAYSVLSIEGDGSSATGTVDRVIPLGTTDADGLYLADLASNSLENGTMSLLLVEGFTGAAGDDLDADDDGELDAPMPWTALVDAVAVHDGGSGDLAYGGTVLGPNYDGLSSFDPGGASRIPDGFDTDAPSDWVRNAFNGAGTDAYPGAMPVVGEAWNTPGAPNEVYVAPPLSCTDEPVTIGSVQGTEDASAGEGEFVIVRGVVVGDFQDGGFAGYYIQDAGDGDSATSDGIFVYAPGGAPVDVGDEVIVAGAVSEYFGLTEITPAEVVVCDTGVELPAATELTLPATEADREAVEGMLVTLPQELAILEFYNYGRYGLISIGTERQYTPTAVVEPGQPAIDLAEQNALNRIGIDDGRSTENPDPAIHPNGEEFTLDNTFRGGDLLTNVTGVLDYRFSTWSVQQTQGADYESVNPRPEVPEVGGTTTVSSFNVLNYFTTLNSRGANTLEELARQEAKIVAALAEIDADVFGLIEIENNGDEGADSAVATLVDALNDAVGAGTYAYVDTGVIGTDEIATAFIFKPATVTPVGAFALLDSSVDPRFIDTENRPALAQTFADPAGEEFTVVVNHLKSKGSSCEEIGDADLGDGAGNCNLTRTAAAAAMTDWIATDPTGTGTADRALIIGDLNSYDHEDPIDVFTGAGYTDLLLQQQGEYAYSYVFDGQLGYLDYALAGTGLVGDVTGAAPWNINADEPSLIDYDMSFKKPAQDALYAPDPYRSSDHDPVIVGLQFDTTPPEISVEADPATVFPPTGAWTTVDLVIDATDDSGLAPTVEIVDATADGKKSGIEVLSDDQVQVIARIGATYTVTVEATDYAGNTASDSVVISVTAPRGRWMQ; encoded by the coding sequence ATGAGACATCCCGTTCGTCGAACCGCACTCGCCGCCGCGGCCGCAGCCTCGCTGCTGGCCGTCGGCGTCGTCGCCCCCGCCCAGGCGGAGGAGGTGGGGCCGAGCGAGCTGATCATCAGCGAGTACGTCGAGGGATCGTCGAACAACAAGGCGGTCGAGCTGTACAACCCGACGTCGGGCACGATCGACCTGACCGAGTACACGTTGGAGGTGTACTCGAACGGCAATACGACCAGAAGCGTGAACGCGACGCTCGAGGGGAGCCTCGCCGCCGGCGACGCGTACGTGTTCGCGGATGACGGAGCCGTACTGCCCGAGCCTGCCGACCAGATCACCAGCTCCGGCCTCTGGAACGGCAACGACGCCATCGTGCTGAAGCATTCAGGAACGGTCGTCGACTCCATCGGCCAGGTCGGCGACGACAGTTCCTGGGGTACGGACGTCACGCTGCGCCGCATGGCATCGGTCTGCATCGGCGACACGATCGTCGACGACGCGTTCGACCCGGCCACCGAGTGGGTGGGGTTCGCGCAGAACACGTTCGACGGGCTCGGCTCGCACACCGTGGACTGCGACGGCACGACCGGCCCGTCCGGGCCCGTGATCAACGAGTTCTCCGCGGACACCACCGGCACCGACCTCGCCGAGTACGTCGAGGTGTACGGCGACCCCGACACCGACCTGTCGGCCTACTCCGTGCTCTCGATCGAGGGCGATGGATCGTCGGCCACGGGCACCGTCGACCGGGTCATCCCCCTCGGCACCACCGACGCCGACGGCCTGTACCTCGCCGACCTTGCGTCGAACTCCCTCGAGAACGGCACGATGTCCCTCCTGCTCGTGGAGGGGTTCACCGGCGCGGCCGGTGACGACCTCGACGCCGACGACGACGGCGAGCTCGACGCCCCGATGCCATGGACGGCCCTCGTCGACGCGGTCGCCGTGCACGACGGCGGCAGCGGCGACCTCGCCTACGGCGGCACCGTGCTCGGCCCGAACTACGACGGGCTCAGCAGCTTCGACCCGGGCGGCGCCTCGCGCATCCCGGACGGCTTCGACACCGACGCCCCCTCCGACTGGGTCCGCAACGCGTTCAACGGCGCCGGCACCGATGCCTACCCCGGCGCGATGCCGGTGGTCGGCGAGGCCTGGAACACCCCGGGCGCACCCAACGAGGTGTACGTCGCCCCGCCGCTCAGCTGCACCGACGAGCCGGTGACCATCGGCTCGGTGCAGGGCACCGAGGACGCGTCCGCCGGCGAGGGCGAGTTCGTCATCGTGCGCGGCGTGGTCGTGGGCGACTTCCAGGACGGCGGCTTCGCCGGCTACTACATCCAGGACGCCGGCGACGGCGACTCCGCCACGAGCGACGGCATCTTCGTCTACGCGCCGGGCGGTGCACCCGTCGACGTGGGCGACGAGGTGATCGTCGCGGGCGCCGTGAGCGAGTACTTCGGCCTCACCGAGATCACGCCCGCCGAGGTCGTCGTCTGCGACACCGGGGTCGAACTGCCCGCCGCGACCGAGCTCACGCTGCCGGCCACCGAGGCCGACCGCGAGGCCGTCGAGGGGATGCTCGTCACGCTCCCGCAGGAGCTCGCGATCCTCGAGTTCTACAACTACGGCCGCTACGGCCTGATCTCGATCGGCACCGAGCGGCAGTACACGCCGACCGCCGTGGTCGAGCCGGGCCAGCCCGCGATCGACCTCGCCGAGCAGAATGCGCTCAACCGCATCGGCATCGACGACGGCCGCAGCACGGAGAATCCCGACCCGGCCATCCACCCGAACGGCGAGGAGTTCACGCTCGACAACACGTTCCGCGGCGGCGACCTGCTGACGAACGTCACCGGCGTGCTCGACTACCGCTTCAGCACGTGGTCGGTGCAGCAGACGCAGGGCGCCGACTACGAGTCGGTCAACCCGCGGCCCGAAGTGCCCGAGGTGGGCGGCACCACGACCGTGTCGAGCTTCAACGTGCTGAACTACTTCACCACCCTGAACTCGCGCGGTGCGAACACGCTCGAGGAGCTCGCACGCCAGGAGGCCAAGATCGTGGCGGCCCTCGCTGAGATCGACGCCGACGTGTTCGGCCTCATCGAGATCGAGAACAACGGCGACGAGGGCGCTGACAGCGCGGTCGCGACGTTGGTCGACGCCCTGAACGACGCGGTCGGTGCAGGAACGTACGCGTACGTCGACACGGGCGTGATCGGCACCGACGAGATCGCCACGGCGTTCATCTTCAAGCCGGCGACGGTCACCCCCGTGGGCGCCTTCGCGCTGCTCGACAGCTCGGTCGACCCGCGGTTCATCGACACCGAGAACCGCCCGGCGCTCGCGCAGACGTTCGCCGACCCGGCGGGCGAGGAGTTCACCGTCGTGGTCAACCACCTGAAGTCGAAGGGCTCCTCGTGCGAGGAGATCGGGGACGCCGACCTCGGGGACGGCGCGGGCAACTGCAACCTGACCCGCACCGCGGCGGCGGCGGCCATGACCGACTGGATCGCCACCGATCCGACCGGCACGGGCACCGCCGACCGGGCGCTCATCATCGGCGACCTCAACTCGTACGACCACGAGGACCCGATCGACGTGTTCACGGGTGCGGGCTACACCGACCTGCTCCTCCAGCAGCAGGGCGAGTACGCGTACTCCTACGTGTTCGACGGCCAGCTCGGCTATCTCGACTACGCGCTGGCGGGTACGGGCCTGGTGGGCGACGTGACGGGCGCGGCGCCGTGGAACATCAACGCCGACGAGCCGAGCCTCATCGATTACGACATGTCGTTCAAGAAGCCCGCCCAGGACGCCCTGTACGCGCCCGACCCGTACCGGTCGAGCGACCACGACCCGGTCATCGTCGGCCTCCAGTTCGACACCACGCCGCCCGAGATCAGCGTCGAGGCCGACCCCGCGACGGTCTTCCCGCCGACCGGAGCCTGGACCACGGTCGACCTCGTGATCGACGCGACCGACGACTCGGGGCTCGCCCCGACCGTCGAGATCGTCGACGCCACGGCCGACGGCAAGAAGTCGGGCATCGAGGTCCTCTCCGACGACCAGGTGCAGGTCATCGCCCGCATCGGCGCGACCTACACGGTGACCGTCGAGGCGACCGACTACGCCGGCAACACGGCATCCGACTCCGTGGTGATCTCGGTCACCGCCCCCCGGGGCCGCTGGATGCAGTGA
- a CDS encoding ABC transporter permease, which produces MPRAARPTDGPPTPGHPPHHPTDPLEDAMTTTDAPAPAPGAPGRAPVPTPRDTLARRGSVFLSAHPRARLALLLSAPLFWLGLVYIVALAALLVTAFWTVDSFTGQISTEFTLDNIITVITGSLYQTVTLRTLGVALAVTVIDVALALPIAFFMAKVASPRLQRALVVAVLTPLWASYLVKAYAWRSVLSQDGILEWLISPLGLHTPGYGLPATIITLSYLWLPYVILPIYAGLERVPDSLLEASGDLGGKTWQTMRLVVLPMAMPAIIAGTIFSFSLSLGDYITVNIVGGASQMLGNLVYTNVGAANNLPLASAIALIPIVIIFGYLFLVRRTGALDNL; this is translated from the coding sequence ATGCCCCGGGCGGCCCGTCCCACCGACGGGCCGCCCACCCCGGGGCATCCGCCCCACCACCCCACCGACCCGCTCGAGGACGCCATGACCACGACCGACGCCCCCGCCCCGGCCCCCGGAGCCCCCGGACGCGCACCCGTGCCGACGCCGCGCGACACGCTCGCCCGTCGCGGCTCCGTGTTCCTCAGCGCCCACCCGCGCGCGCGGCTCGCACTGCTGCTCTCGGCCCCGCTGTTCTGGCTCGGCCTCGTCTACATCGTGGCGCTCGCGGCGCTGCTGGTCACCGCGTTCTGGACGGTCGACAGCTTCACCGGGCAGATCTCCACCGAGTTCACGCTCGACAACATCATCACGGTGATCACGGGCTCGCTGTACCAGACGGTCACCCTCCGCACCCTCGGCGTGGCCCTCGCGGTCACGGTGATCGACGTGGCGCTCGCGCTGCCGATCGCCTTCTTCATGGCGAAGGTCGCGTCGCCCCGCCTCCAGCGCGCCCTCGTGGTCGCGGTGCTCACCCCGCTCTGGGCGAGTTACCTCGTGAAGGCCTACGCCTGGCGGTCGGTGCTCTCGCAGGACGGCATCCTCGAGTGGCTCATCTCGCCGCTCGGGCTGCACACGCCGGGCTACGGCCTGCCGGCCACGATCATCACGCTGTCCTACCTCTGGCTGCCGTACGTGATCCTCCCGATCTACGCTGGGCTCGAGCGCGTGCCCGACTCGCTCCTCGAGGCATCCGGCGACCTGGGCGGGAAGACCTGGCAGACCATGCGCCTGGTGGTGCTGCCGATGGCGATGCCCGCCATCATCGCGGGCACCATCTTCAGCTTCTCGCTGTCGCTCGGCGACTACATCACGGTGAACATCGTCGGCGGCGCGAGCCAGATGCTCGGCAACCTCGTCTACACGAACGTCGGCGCGGCGAACAACCTGCCGCTGGCGTCCGCGATCGCGCTCATCCCGATCGTGATCATCTTCGGCTACCTCTTCCTCGTGCGCCGCACCGGCGCGCTCGACAACCTCTAG